One Salmo trutta chromosome 12, fSalTru1.1, whole genome shotgun sequence genomic region harbors:
- the LOC115203248 gene encoding suppression of tumorigenicity 5 protein-like isoform X2: MTANKSSKAAPRARGANVPRDIPDRCQSASPPPILSATQGRCHAPLSDSEDNRQHVRYVKTDGRLLGRAGWSSKTASLCSGASLSCDLPSQSRLTKSKSISCLDNKLSIYKPSGGAQVGQEAQGGQVEQKENQKQEDLPGGGGLSGGPLSWSTLSLGPSSNHSHKRTLSLSRPVSGASSVAIRKKISEWECRRVALPRMSLCLEKRPVGERVGGSEGCPSLLPSPCSEKTFDFKSIRRMSTAFSECSYPETEEEEAASDRECLGRFHKRPGKTDSSALFLSSLSARKETSAVLNRIQKIEKVLKESPSQPPRYLSNCYAPDKTRQKCFTIGGVEDLDSRGTSKRSSICSVVTEPDALLASDKLSRQRFSVSSTRSETESPEPPCQQTPEGMPVNPLPKPKRTFEYDANRNHKGTSPSNGLPPGSASEESPPLLPTTPAPNMTRNLTKDGSSPKRLQDRESCELEDAASLASSYPSSHTENGTVSTETRSSSRPSSKSTLEENAYEDIVEKENPYEDVDLKRRSLGRKNRLVPESNRTWTSQKLNSPPQLPSQPSSQSLRLSGPTDKKSHRASRLSKRHSHDDMLLLPPQLGVSPSPCCLLDDSLSSASDTLASRRHRRIPKMVQRINSIYSTKRGKKRLKKLSLSNIETASLRDDNSESESDSDDRFKAHTQRLLKLQSMLRRAPSYRTLELQLIEWQERELFEYFVVVSLKKKPTKNSFSPEVTYQFPKLERPTKLMREAEQRLKAIPQFCFPDAKDWTPVSEYSSETFSFMLTGEDGSRRFGYCRRLLPSGKGPRLPEVYCVISRLGCFHLFSKILDEVERRRGISAALVYPFMRSLMESPFPAPGKTIKVKTFLPGAGNEVIELRRPMDSRLEHVDFDSLFSCLSVRQVVQVFASLLLERRVIFVADKLSKP; encoded by the exons GTGCCAGTCTGCGTCCCCACCCCCCATTCTTTCTGCCACACAGGGGCGGTGCCACGCCCCGCTCAGCGACAGCGAAGACAACAGGCAGCACGTCAGATACGTCAAAACAGACGGCAGACTCTTGGGCCGGGCCGGCTGGAGCAGCAAGACCGCTAGCCTCTGCAGCGGAGCCTCCCTCTCCTGTGACTTACCGTCCCAGAGCCGACTTACCAAGTCCAAGAGCATTAGCTGCCTGGACAACAAGCTCTCCATCTACAAGCCCTCTGGTGGGGCTCAGGTGGGTCAGGAGGCCCAGGGGGGCCAGGTGGAGCAGAAAGAGAACCAGAAACAGGAGGACCTTCCTGGGGGGGGTGGACTGAGTGGTGGTCCCCTGAGCTGGAGCACCCTCTCCCTGGGACCTTCATCCAACCACAGTCACAAGCGCACCCTCTCTCTCAGCCGCCCCGTGTCAGGGGCATCCTCTGTGGCCATCCGTAAGAAGATCTCAGAATGGGAGTGCAGGAGGGTGGCTCTGCCTAGGATGAGCCTGTGTCTGGAGAAGAGGCCTGTAGGTGAGCGTGTTGGCGGCAGCGAGGGCTGCCCCAGCCTCCTCCCCTCACCTTGCAGTGAGAAGACCTTTGACTTCAAGAGCATCCGGAGGATGAGTACAGCTTTCTCCGAGTGCTCCTACCCAGAGacggaggaagaggaggcagccTCAGACAGGGAGTGCCTGGGCCGCTTCCATAAGAGACCAGGAAAGACAGACTCCTCTGCGTTATTCCTGAGCTCCCTGTCTGCTCGGAAGGAAACGTCTGCTGTACTCAATCGGATACAAAAGATTGAGAAGGTGCTGAAGGAGAGCCCCAGCCAGCCACCGCGGTATCTTAGTAACTGCTATGCACCAGACAAAACGAGACAGAAGTGTTTTACGATAGGTGGGGTCGAGGACTTGGACAGTAGAGGCACCAGTAAACGCAGCAGTATATGTTCCGTGGTCACAGAACCAGACGCCCTGCTGGCCTCTGATAAACTCTCCAGACAGAGGTTCAGTGTGAGCTCAACCCGGTCAGAGACCGAGAGCCCAGAGCCCCCCTGTCAACAGACCCCGGAGGGCATGCCAGTCAACCCCCTGCCCAAACCTAAGCGCACCTTTGAGTACGACGCCAACCGCAACCACAAGGGCACGTCGCCAAGCAACGGACTACCTCCTGGCAGTGCCTCTGAGGAGTCACCACCCCTGCTGCCCACCACCCCAGCACCCAACATGACGCGAAATCTGACAAAGGACGGGAGCTCCCCCAAGAGACTCCAGGACAG ggagtCATGTGAGTTGGAGGATGCTGCCAGCCTGGCCTCCTCGTACCCGTCCTCTCACACAGAGAATGGCACTGTTTCCACAGAGACCCGCAGCAGCAGCCGGCCCAGCTCCAAAAGCACTTTAGAGGAGAACGCCTATGAGGACATAGTGG AGAAGGAGAACCCTTACGAGGACGTGGACCTGAAGAGGAGGAGTTTGGGGCGGAAGAACCGCTTGGTACCAGAAAGCAACCGGACCTGGACCTCCCAGAAACTCAACTCACCTCCTCAG tTGCCCTCTCAGCCCAGTAGCCAGTCCCTGCGCCTCTCTGGTCCCACAGACAAGAAGAGTCACCGGGCATCCCGCCTGTCCAAGCGACACAGCCATGATGACATGCTGCTGCTGCCGCCCCAGCTGGgggtctctccctccccctgctgccTGCTGGATGACAGCCTGAGCAGCGCCAGCGACACCCTGGCCTCCCGTAGGCACCGGAGGATCCCCAAG ATGGTCCAGAGAATCAACTCCATTTACTCTAccaagagagggaagaagaggctGAAGAAGCTGTCCTTGTCTAATATTGAGACGGCATCTCTGAGAG ATGACAACAGCGAGAGTGAGAGCGACTCTGATGACAGGTTCAAAG ccCACACCCAGAGGCTGCTGAAGCTGCAGTCAATGCTGCGGCGGGCCCCTAGCTACCGCACACTGGAGCTGCAGCTGATTGAGTGGCAGGAGAGGGAGCTGTTTGAGTACTTTGTGGTGGTGTCCCTCAAGAAGAAGCCCACCAAGAACTCCTTCTCTCCCGAAGTCACCTACCAGTTCCCCAAG CTAGAGAGGCCCACCAAGCTGATGAGGGAGGCAGAGCAGAGACTCAAAGCCATCCCCCAGTTCTGCTTTCCAGATGCCAAGGACTGGACCCCAGTGTCTGAATACAGCAG TGAGACCTTTTCGTTCATGTTGACTGGAGAGGATGGCAGCAGGAGGTTTGGGTACTGCAGGCGTCTGCTG CCGAGTGGGAAAGGGCCTCGCCTTCCTGAGGTGTACTGCGTCATCAGCCGACTGGGCTGTTTCCACCTGTTCTCCAAG ATCCTGGATGAGGTGGAGAGGCGGAGGGGGATCTCTGCAGCCCTGGTCTACCCCTTCATGAGAAGTCTGATGGAGTCACCCTTCCCAGCACCGGGGAAGACCATCAAAGTCAAGACCTTCCTGCCTGGAGCAGGGAATGAG GTCATTGAGCTGAGGCGGCCCATGGACTCCAGACTGGAGCATGTAGACTTTGACAGTCTCTTCAGCTGCCTGAGCGTGCGTCAGGTGGTGCAGGTCTTCGCCTCCCTGCTGCTGGAACGCAGAGTCATCTTTGTGGCTGATAAACTCAG TAAGCCCTGA